A genome region from Musa acuminata AAA Group cultivar baxijiao chromosome BXJ3-5, Cavendish_Baxijiao_AAA, whole genome shotgun sequence includes the following:
- the LOC135637624 gene encoding chitinase 6-like, giving the protein MAVHNTTMLFLGLLLAGAIAVAAQNCGCSADLCCSKYGYCGTGDDYCGDGCRSGPCYSSSTPSNDVSVADIVTQSFFDGIISQADGGCAGKSFYTRDAFLTAAGSYPTFGHTGTADDSKREIAAFFAHATHETGHFCYIEEIDGASKDYCDENNTEWPCVAGKGYYGRGPLQLSWNYNYGPAGQSIGFDGLNAPETVANDVVVSFKAALWFWMNNCHSAITSGQGFGATIRAINGDLECDGKNTETMNARVGYYKDYCSQFGVDPGSNLTC; this is encoded by the exons ATGGCGGTACACAACACGACGATGCTTTTCCTGGGCCTCCTCTTGGCCGGAGCCATCGCGGTGGCCGCCCAGAATTGCGGCTGCTCTGCCGACCTCTGCTGCAGCAAGTACGGCTACTGCGGCACCGGCGACGACTACTGCGGCGACGGGTGCCGGTCGGGACCGTGCTACTCCTCCTCCACCCCCTCCAACGACGTCTCGGTGGCCGACATCGTGACGCAGAGCTTCTTCGACGGGATCATCAGCCAGGCCGACGGCGGGTGCGCCGGCAAGAGCTTCTACACCCGCGACGCCTTCCTGACCGCAGCCGGCTCCTACCCGACCTTCGGCCACACCGGAACCGCCGACGACTCCAAGCGCGAGATCGCCGCCTTCTTCGCCCACGCCACGCACGAGACCGGAC ACTTCTGCTACATAGAGGAGATCGATGGCGCGTCGAAGGACTACTGCGACGAGAACAACACGGAGTGGCCGTGCGTTGCGGGGAAGGGCTACTACGGCCGCGGGCCGCTCCAACTCTCCTGGAACTACAACTACGGACCCGCCGGGCAAAGCATCGGGTTCGACGGCCTGAACGCGCCGGAGACGGTGGCCAACGACGTCGTCGTCTCCTTCAAGGCCGCCCTGTGGTTCTGGATGAACAACTGCCACTCGGCCATCACGTCAGGCCAAGGATTCGGCGCCACCATCCGGGCGATCAACGGCGACCTCGAGTGCGACGGTAAGAACACGGAGACGATGAACGCTCGCGTCGGATACTACAAGGACTACTGCAGCCAGTTCGGCGTCGACCCTGGAAGTAACCTCACTTGCTGA